A segment of the Delphinus delphis chromosome 20, mDelDel1.2, whole genome shotgun sequence genome:
ATCTCcactgttaaatattttgaatcctAGCCCCAAGTAGAATACAATaaatgagagaaggaagagaaggaaatgagctGAAAAGATAGGCGAGGCCAGATTTCTATAGGCCTTGAGGACCAACGGGGGAACTGGTCTGTGGCCATGCGGCAAAGGGGGAAGCAGTGCTTGTTAGATGGACGATGCCACCACCCTGCTCAGAAACCTCCACTGACGTTGTATTGCTTAATAAACCCCAAACCCCATTTATACTCCAGCCTTCACCGATGTCCCTCTGCTCGGAGCAGCGTTTCCAGACCTCAAGGtaacaatttagaaaaagaaagacaagccAAAGGTCTGAGGTCCTTTTGTGTATGGCGCACTTGGACCTAAGCAGAGTAAGCCCCGTTTTTTCAGGGCTGCATGGAGTTTCTCTCAGCACCCGTCTCTCCCCTCCCAGGGTACCGTCAGTCTCTTCTGTCCTCCATAACTCATGTAAGTCCTCTTTGTTGTTGCAAAAGGAGTCCTCACAGTAGTTACTGTAGGAGATGGCGACTAGGCCAGGGGCTGGCGTGTGCTGGATAAACGTTATTGCCGGTGCCCCGTCTGAGCTGCAGCCCTTAGTGGCCAAAATTGCTGTCTTGGTTCCTGCTGTGAGACAAGAGGGAAGGAAAGTGGATGGGGGGCAGCGCCTGATGTTTGGCCTGGGGAAGGCGGAACCGCGTTAACATGGCCATAATCACCttcccccctgcccctgccccaccagcCCAACGGCCTCGTTCTCATTTTACCAGCCTTAATCATCAGCACGGTTTCCTGGCACAATGCCCCATTGTCACAAGTCTCAGCTTTGTCTGTGGTCCAGTTAAATGTCTCTACCGGATCCGCTTCTAAGCCCACGAATGTACTCTTTTGACAACGCAAGTTTTGTGCCACTGGGGAGAAAATGAGATAAAGATAAGCACTTGCCCTTCTCTGTGGGGCCCCAAACCACTCCTTTTTCACCAGAAATCCATCCTCCGTGACCCAGCCGCTCTCCCCCCACATCCCCAATACATACAGATCAAGGTCGGGGCTCCTAGGAGAAACAGGAACAGTAAAACCTGGAAATGACAGGCTCCCATGGCTTCTCTTAGAGACGTTTGGAAGAACCGATCAGGATCTGTGATTTGATGGAGAAGCAGCTTTTCAACCACATGGAACGAGATTAACTCTAAGTTCTGGCAACAAGTACTGACTTCAGGGCAGAGTTTACGGGTATATAAAACGatgatctcgggcttccctgatggcgcagtggctgagagtccgcctgccgatgcaggggacacgggttcgtgccccggtccgggaagatcccacgtgccgcggagcagctgggcccgtgagccatggccgctgagcctgtgcgtccggagcctgtgctccgcagcgggagaggccacggcagtgagaggcccgcgtaccgcaaaaaaaataaataaataaaacgatgATCTCTAAAGTCAGTCTGTCCCGATCTAGCTTGTGAGTTTGGGCAAGTTAACTAGTTAACAAGCCCCAGTTTCCGTAGCTGTACTTCTCAGACTCAGCCGCCTAGACCGAGGAGCTCAACAGCCCCATACCCTCCAACCTCTGGATCCGTAATCTGGCCCAAAGGCCCTTCTCCCTCAGACTCCGGAGTCCAGGTTCAAACCTACGCTCTTTCGCGGCCCAAGAACCTCAGTCCCCAGCTCCCAACTTCATCAGAACCCAGGATTCTGAGATCTAAGCCCTGTCCTACCTAGGGATCCAGGAGTTTGGGTTCAGTCACCTTTTCTGTCAGGACACATGATTCTGGGCACCCAGCTTCTCCCCCTCTCCGACCCAAGAGCGCAGGGCCCCGGCCCTCACCCCCCTCAGCTCCAGGACTCCCgcacgccccgccccgcccccccccccgtccCCCGCCTCTGTTTCCTCAGGACCCAGGAATCTGGGCCCCCAGACACCCTTTTACTCTTTAAGGGACCAGAATTCCTCCTGGCCTCTATATGATCTCACAAGAATCTCCTTGTGCTGAAGGAACGCCCTGGAACGCTCCACTCACCCAGCCGGTCCTTCTCCTTCTAGTGTCTCCGAGGCACGGAAGGCGGGCAGATCAACTCGAAGCCCCATTGGTCGATGCGAAAGCATCTGATGAGCTCATTGGATGAGCCTGGAGGAACGCCACACCCCATTGGCCTATCCCAGGCTGTCTTGCTAGTACGCATGCGCAGGACGCCGAGTGGCTGGCAAGCCGGGGGACCTAGAACTCGCTGGTCTTTGCCGCGCTAGGGCTGCAGGGTGGGGCGGGTGGTGCATCCCCAAATGGCCTTGCTTACACTTTTCTCTCTTTGGGTTATAGAATCCCTACTTCTCCAGCCACACTAGGAAGTCAAACCCTTGGCTTTCACCCACTGAACTTTTCTCCCTGTCCAAATTGCCTCGCATGTTTCCAGCCTGGCCCCTGCCCGAGCACCCATCCAGTGGCCATAGCCACTGGAAGTCGACTTGGCCTCCTGACCCATCACTTGCAGTGGTTCCTGCTCAGCCCAGGCCTCATCCTCTGAACACGTCATGGCACCAGCCTCCTCCGTGACCTTCTGGAAGGCTGAATAGGGTAATGCGGGCTTCAGTGTTACTTCCGGCACCCCTGAATGACCGATTGCCATCGTATCTAACCCACGTGTCAGGGTCAGTACCATGAACACGTTGTGTCATTCAGATTTCTTGTTCATGGCTGGAAAAtcctatttcatatatatatatatatatatatatatatatacacatacacacacacatatatatacacatatatatgtgtatatatatgtgtatatatatataagctttcTGATGTAACATGAAGTAGAGATGTCTTTTGTGTTCTTTCAGACTTGGTACTGTTTCTGTGAGTTCTATggtataaatgaatatttatttttaatagagaaaagtGCCCCAATAAGAATGGTGTTGGTAAAAGtctaaattttatgtaaaaatatattacgAGTTTTCAGTTGGGGACTGTAAGAGTATTATTAATATGGTTATTACATAAATATTAGGAACAGTTCATATATACAGTAAGAGAGAGTTCTGGTCCCAAAGACCCTGTCTCTCAGGACCCAGGACTCTGAGCCACCCTCCCTTCTTCTTGGGACTCAGGCCTCCAGCACTCACCTCCTCTGAGCTGTAACAGTATGTGGTTTTCCCGGGTCATTGTGCACCTATAGGTGTGGTGCAAGGTCTCAGGTCTTGGCCACAGTTGCCAATGCAGGACCAATGGGTTAGGGGaaactggagggcagagaggGTGGTTGGGAGCTGCACAGACACCTGCTTCAAGCTCCAGAATGTTGTCTCAGGGCCCTCATCCCTTCCCATGCCTCTGACTGGCACTCACCCTTCCTCTTCTGTCCTAGCCCCAAAGCTGGCTTCTAGCACCTGTAGTGAAGGTCATCTTAAATAATCTCTTGGCCTGTTAATTAGTTTGCTGAGGCTGCTGTAACTAAGTACCACAGGTTgagaggctgaaagtccaaaataaaggtatcagcagggttggttcctcctgagggctgtgagggaaagaTCTCTTCCAgacctttctccttggcttgtagatggctgtcttcctcTTGTGtgttcacatcatcttccctctatgcatgtcttttaaaaaaatatttattttatttttggctgcgtcaggtcttagttgtggcgccgggctcttcgttgcagcctGTGGGCTTCtcttctagttgtggtgcgcgggcttagtagttgcagctctctagttgcggcatgtgggctccagagcacgtgggctctgtagttgtggcacacaggccctctagttgtggctcacatgctcagtagttgcggcgcatgggcttagttgccccgcggcacgtggaatcttagttcccctaccagagatcgaacccacgtcccctgcattggaaggtggattcttaaccaatgggcccccagggaagtccccttctatgcgtgtctgtgtccagattttcCCTTAGTATGAGGATACCAGTTGGATTTGGTCCCACCCTAATGTCCTTGTTTTAACTTCATTACGCCTGTGAGgatcctatttctaaataaggtcactttctgaggtaatggaagttaggacttcaacatgtgaatctGGGGGCAATACCACCCATAACAGCCTGTTAGAGAGACTTGTGTTACAGATGAAGCAGTGAGTGCGGAATAGCGCTCCAGGGGCATCGTGCTACCATTTTGTAATTTCTTCTGTGTTAACGTCATTCCTGATGCAGCCTTTGCTTCCCACAGAGGCTACCTTGATGGCTGGTGAGGGAGGGTGTGAAGATGCAAGACTGAGTGGGTATCCCCGGAGCGAGTCAGGGGCTCAGAGGCTCACTCAGGGATTCCAAATAGGCCAGAACAGTGTCCCTGTTAACACAAGGTATATATAGTGCATCCCAGTGGGTCAGTTTGTAGGGGAAACGCCCCTTTCTACCCAAGCCTGCCCATCTGATTCTATTATGAGAAGAGTAAGGATCAGATATAGGTTCAGTTCTTGGGGGGCTGTAGGATTTCTCCTGCCTTCAGGCTTGCCCTGTCTTTGACATCTTTGAGTGATTCCACATCAAAGCATCTGGGAAGAAAGTATCCCCTTTTTCAGCCTGTGTCTGTCCTTCCAGGTCACAGGCTTGGGAAGATGATTCTTAAGTCACACTCCAGGTGACCTGGCCATAGAGTCCCTCCATTTCAAGTTTACAAGGAACCTTGGAAGTGTAAGACCCCTTCCTCTATTCTTCACCCCATTTCTGTTTATATACCTGTAGGGACCTTTCACCACCACCCCTGTGGGAGAAGTGGCTCTGCCGTTTTGGTGTGAGAGAAATCCCTAGATCTTTCTTAGCCTGAGctgatctcttttcctttctgagcctcagtttcctcatctggaaaatgaggttAGTCTAGAGCAATGGTTGGCAAGTTATTTGTGAcattatatggaaaataaaatgaaaacagaatgaatCGAATGGCTTACCTATAGTGAGGACATCTTTTTTAAACACCAACGGGACCATCATTGttcacctggattattgcaatacGTGCTGCCCTTGCCCCACTTCAGTCTATTCCCCTCTTGGCATCAGAGTGATCTGGTAAATATAAGTCAGATTGTGTCACATCTGTGTAAAGCCTTCCAGTGGATTCCCGTTTTATCCCAAGAGAGAGTCTAAGTCCTTACGATGGTCTCTAATGCCCTACTCTGTCCCCACGTCCTGTTCTGCCCTCCCTCGTTCATTCTGCTCCACCCACACTGGCCTCCAGGCTGTTCCAGGAACGCATGGCGGGCACACgctgacctcagggcctttgcatatgctccTCCAGCTCTCTGAAACCATCCACCTTACGCCCACTTCCTCCCTTCATTCATGTCTCTGTTATAACAGCACTCTTTGCTGACTCTTGTTTAGAAGAACAGCAGCCATGTCAGTCTCTGACCCCTTGCTCTGCCTGAGTTTCTTCTGAGCACTTATTGCCTGACATATTATTtgtctatatttatttctatgttcaTTGACTGCTTTCCCCAACAAGAaggtttggttttgatttgtttatTCCCTGGTGTATCCCCGGCATCTACGACAGAGCCTGTAATAGAAGGCGCttgttaaataaatacacatcACATTGGGGAATGAGGCTCAAGGAGATGGTGACGCTCAAAAGCGGGGACTAGCACCCATGTCTCCGATTCAGACACTAGGCTTTTAACTGCTGGGCTCTTCCTGACTGTGCCGACCCACCGTTCTCACTGGGACCAGCACCCCTTATGGGGACAGTCAAGGCCACTCATGTTTCAGCCCTTCCGTTCTACTTCAATATGGGCTCTTGCTGTGGCCTATTTTGAGCAATCTATATGTGCTTGTTCCCAGCCCTCTCTGACCCCCAGGCCTTCACAGGAGCTGTTCTATCACCCTGGGATGCCCTTCTGTCCTCTACTTATTCCCTGACATCGTGCGCACCTCcccctctgtttcctggtcttcctgatgctcagtaaatatttgctaaactgTTGATGTCCAAAGTGTTTTGTCTATGCCTTTGTATTAGGAATTTTTGCTTTATGGTACAatggctgtgtgtgtgcgtgtgtgtctgtgtgtccatgtgagtttgtgtgtatgcttctgtccGTGTACATGTCCGTgtctctgtgtgcatgtgtgtgtgtgtctgtgcatgtttCTCTGTGTGTACATGCCTGTGTCTATGTTATGTGTACATGTATGGCTGTATGTGTAGACCATGTCTGggtgtatttgtatgtgtgtctGGTTCCTTCCAACTGTGTCTGATCCATCCCTGTGTACCCAGCACAGGATTACAGTGTAGACATCCAGTAAAAGCTTGCTACTATATAAAGCtcctataaacattcatataaaaAGACCTTGTTTGGACATATATTCTCATTTTCTAGGGTGAGTGTAGAACTGCTGGGGCATAGGGTAGGTGCATAGTAGGTTTTATAAGGAATTCCCAGACCTTCTTCCAAAGTGGTCCCACacttttacattctcaccaacaatgtaggagaattccagttgctccacattcttgctAACCCATGGTTTTGTCAGACTTTTAAATTTAACCATTCTAGAgtgtgtgtagtagtatctcattgtgcttttaattggcatttctctgataatgaaAAATGTGGAGTCACTTTTCATGTGCTAATTAACTATTTGTATACCTTTATTAGCCAAGTGTCAGTTCCAATCACTGGCCCATTTAAAACTGGGTTATttgacatgaaaggatgctcaacatcactaatcattagagaaatgcaaatcaaaactacaatgaggtatcacctcacaccggtcagaatggccgtcatcaaaaagtctacaaataataaatgctggagagggtgtggagaaaagggaaccctcttgcactgttggtgggaatgtaaattgatacagccactatggagaacagtatggaggttccttaaaaaactaaaaatagaactaccatatgacccagcagtcccactactggcatataccctgagaaaaccataattcgaaaagagtcatgtaccacaatgttcatcgcagcactatttacaatagccaggacacggaagcaacctaagtgtccatcgacagatgaatgggtaaagaagatgtggcacatgtatacaatggaatattactcagccctaaaaagaaatgaaattgagttatttgtagtgacagggatggacctagaatctgtcatacagagtgaagtaagtcagaaagggaaaaacaaatactgtatgctaacacatatatatggaatctaaaaaaaaaaaggttctgatgaacctaggggcaggacaggaataaaggtacagacataaagaatggacttgaggacagggggagggggaagggtaagctgggacgaagtgagagagtagcattgacatatatacactaccaaatgtaaaatagatagctagtgggaagcaactgcatctcacagggagatcagctgggtgctttgtgaccacctagaggggtgagatagggagggtgggagggagacgcacgaaggaggggatagggggatatatgtatacatatagctgattcattttgtttacagcagaaactaacacaacactgtaaagcaattatactccaataaaggtgttaaaaagaaaacGGAGTTATTTGCCATCTTATTATTGCATTATAAGAGTGCTTCATGTTTTCAATATACgtgttgcaagtattttctttcagtctgagacttgtctttttactgttaagaaaatggtatcttttgaagagaagaagtttttcattttgagaaagcccaatttatcagtttttttcatGATTCATGTTTTTTGGTGTTCAGTATAAAAATGTCATTTACCCTAAGGCCACAAAAAATTTTTctgctatgtttttttctagaagatttataattttgcctttgcatttaggtttatgatctattttgagttcatttttgtgaatggtgtgaggtaaggattGAGGTCCATTTTCTCCCTAAATCCACCAGTTCTAGAATCCTTTGTAGAAAAGATTGTCCTTTCTCATTAAATTGATCATATGCATATACATTTCT
Coding sequences within it:
- the TEX101 gene encoding testis-expressed protein 101, whose translation is MCPDRKDPDRFFQTSLREAMGACHFQVLLFLFLLGAPTLILAQNLRCQKSTFVGLEADPVETFNWTTDKAETCDNGALCQETVLMIKAAGTKTAILATKGCSSDGAPAITFIQHTPAPGLVAISYSNYCEDSFCNNKEDLHELWRTEETDAPRGSTDLRCPTCLALGSCLNAPSLSCPNDTNQCYQGKLQVTGGDLSAPLEIKGCTSADGCRLMSGIFTIGPLRVKEKCPLRSISPRKVESGATWLHTSVWRLELLLPLLLQALVH